Within Lagopus muta isolate bLagMut1 chromosome 1, bLagMut1 primary, whole genome shotgun sequence, the genomic segment attttctcaagCTGAGAGAAGTAAGAAGGATTTACCCAACTATCTCTGTTTCTGAGCTCATAGAAAGACATAAACTTGTTAATAAGacacattcctttttcttttgcattaaaCAGAGAATTCCTCAAGCGCAGAATTTAACTGCTCCCCACAGAATCATATGAAACTATTGATTATAAGGCCATCACAGAGCTGCTAAAACAGAGTTGGATTAGTACAACCCATCCACTAACAGGACGCTCAGCTCAGAACTGTACTGTGCATTCTGCACTCCTCCCATTTAATGAACTTGtgaaaaagagctggaaagTCTGCAAGCAAACACATGAACCATTTGGGATTTTCCACAGCCTGGGTaactgagcagagctggcaacCCTGCCGGCAGTGAGGTTGCTCAACACCTTCCTTCACGTTGCTTTGTTTATAATGCTGTCAAACATTACAGCCTCAGAGACAGCCCTGGAGCCTTCCTCAGACAGGTAGTGCCCAAGACAGCACCTCCCTGTCACTTCCACTCATGGCCCCCAAGGGGGCATTTAATTGTGCCTACTGCTTACCTAGCTGAAGGCTGCTTAGTGATTACAGGTCTGATTGATAGCAGCTTTTAACACCCCCATCACAGCTATGTAAAGAGCTATAAAATGCTGATCAAAGCACAAATTGGATATGTGAAATAGGGCAGTCTGGGAATGTTTCCCTCACAAAGTTAATGTAGAGTGGTCATCTTGCTCCAGCATATCCTTGTCTACAAAAGCTCTGAGTCTTCAGCATATCAATTTTCCAGGGTGATTCTGATCTCCCTGAACCCATTctaattgctttccttttacTTGAAAGACCCACTCAGTCATATTTATTGGGGGATAAGATGCTTTGGGCTCtctccagaaaataaatgttatccTGCTAACTCTACTCTAGAGTAAACCACACTGCATACCTGCCACAACCTGAGTCTTTTTCATGCTAAGAACAGTCCTCCACAATTACCAAAAATTGGTCCTTTGTTTATAGCTGTGTTAGCTAATGTTGCCTGATTTTCCAAATACCAACTGTATGGAATATAGAAACCTATTGTctagagaatcacagaatcatagaatggcctgggttgaaaaggaccacaaagatcatctagttccaaccccctgctgtgtgcagggtcacaaccagcagaccaggctgcccagagccacatccagcctggccttgaatgcctccagggatggggcatccacagcctccttgggcaacctgttccagtgtgtcaccaccctccaggtgaaaagcttcctcctaatatctaacttatATCTCCtctgagcttaaaaccattcccccttgtcctatcactatcaacccatgcaagcagccattccccctcctgtttatatgctcccttcaagtactggaaggccacaatgaggttaAATGGTAATGATCCAGCAGTTTTCTCTCACTTTACAGGGAGATTGTGAAGATACCCTAGCAGTGGATGACAAAGACAAGCTAACAATGACTTCAGTAGTCTGTCCTATGAATGCAAAATGTAAGGCATGGACTATGGAACCTGAAAGGGAAAGGGCAGCAAGCACTTTGCTTGAGATGAGATAGTACTCTTACAAAAACCTATACTCCAAGATCACTTCAACATTTGTCTGTTAACATGGAAGAAGGGCCCATTGATACTCACACATGAGATTTTAATGTGGGTATTTGCTGGCTTCTGACTGTCAACTCTGTCACTAAATGCGTTATTTCAAAGCTGTTCCTTGGATAAATATTGCATACAGAAGGAGGTAGGTATATAAtatgagtaatttttttttttttaattttaagattggttcaaattaaaaacagttgTGGAATTTTTGGTATTTACTTAGAAAGCTTGTCTGTTGAGCTAACTAGCACAGGTCCAAAGCAGTAGACTCAAGGGCACACTGTAGCCCTAAACATAACCCCCTTCTCCCTGTCCTTTCACCGTCTATCAAGCAACATCAACCATTGTGCTCAcctcccagcagggctgggagggagcCAGCACTCCTGCCTGGCTTACAGGGCTGTGGAAACACAACCAGATTTAAGGGCTCAGAAGTGGGCAGAGGGACTTCCATTACCTTTTGGCTGCTGAGGAAGAATTTCCAAGGaaaggagttttctttttttaagatgttAGGCAGTAGAGCACACTGCTTAAGATGAGTCAAAAGGAAATCTTTTCCCACGTGAAGTATATATTCTAATGAAATCTGACAgttcctgtttttctgtataGCTTAACAGAAGAGAATGCATATGGACTGCTAATGCTCCGAGTGCAAAAACCTGCCAAGATTCCCATTAAGGAGGAAAAGTCTCTGTGGGCAAATTACATTAATTTCCCAAAGatgttctttggaaaaaaacagaagttccGTTTAAGGATAAATTCAAACAGCATGCCTTCTCCTATCTAAACAGCTCTATTTATACACTAGCAGGTGACTGGTATGCTGGAAAATGCTGGAGGAACACGGTGACAACTTCCAGTCACAGATCAGACACCACATCAAGGTCAGTGCCAGACAATGTTAAGTTTATTTCTAATCATCACATACTGCTTTGCTTCAGGATTTACTTCTTCAAGGTTTGAGAACTAACATCTGGCAGCAGCAAGTAAGCAAACACTCACCACCTGACATACAAAAGTGTCAAAGCCACCTGCTTACCTCCTGCAGAAACTTCTCACCCATTGGACCAAAGTGATGTGCTGGGGGCCTAATTCCTGACACCACCAGTCCAGAACTGAAGAGCCTTGGCTTCTGGAGGTCAGGTTTAAATTTGTCGTACAGGATGCTGGGGGCCTTGCCCTCCCCTCCACCGGATGCCTTCTGCTCTGTGGAGATGGGCACAGGGCATGCTGCGGTACCGTACGGCAGCCCTGCTGGTGCAAATGAAGGGTCAAGCTGCTCTATTGAACGAGGGTTTCTTCTGATGTATGTGATTATTTTAGGTCTCACAGGTTTGGGCTTGGGTATGGCAGGTTTCACCTCCAtgctctcttccagtttctCACTGCAGTCACTGTCCACATCCACCTTATCTGCAAGGGAGCCCTTGGAGTGGACCAGGATAGGTTTGGGgattgcactgctgctggcagtctTTATAGGCACTTTGGGGGATATGTTCATCAACTGCGTACTGTCAACAGGAGGTAGGACTGAGGAGGGTGACAGTTTGTCAGTGGGAAGTGCATAAAGGTCCTTCAAATTACTGTTTGATAGCGTGGGCTGACTATTAACATCCAGTACTGCCACCGGGCGCAAAGGACTTGGAACGCATAAAAAGGTGTCAGCCTTTGCTGAAACCTTAGAGCTCTCCAGTGCTTCTTCTGGAGAATGTTtctgtgcaggagctgccttTTTACCTGGAACCAAGGTTTCCACATCGCTGACGTGGTTGTCAGGCTGTTGGTTTGACACTGTCTCTGCACTGCACACTCTGTCTTGTTCAGAGAGATCAGAAGCAGACACGGCAGCATCCTCAGTGCTTCTTTTGGCCAGCATCAGTTTATTCTCATTGACCTGCAAGGGTTTGCTGTCAGGTAGATTCATGTTATGTATAAGAGACACCTGTTCACCAACTGTTCCAGCACAACCTGCATCAGCTTCAcgtaaattttcattttttctaggTGTCACTTTGCTACTGGAATTACCATTGCAGGTGACTGGGAATATTGCTTCCACTTCTCTGTCTTCCTCACTAACCTGGGTCACTGCCCCACTCTCACTGTCATggcctcctcttccttccccatGGATGGTGAAGTTATCACTTTGTAATCTGTCATCAGAAGAGGTTACAGCCTGATTTGACGAGGGATCCTCTGCTTTATCACTGATGTCTTGAAAATGTGTTGTTTGACATGTTGATGTGTCAGATCCAgactctttctgttctttcactgtTCTACTTCCATCTTTTTTACATCCCAGAAACTCTATCACCATAATTCTCTCAATTTTTTGTTGACATGTGTTTTTAGATTGTAGGGATGGCACAGCCTTAAGCTCCAGTTTCTTACTTTTATCACCCTGACTTAATTGTGCTTCTGATTTACTAGCAATCTCACTGGGCTTAACAGCTGAATGATGATTGGTATGAGAAGTATGCAGTGTGCTTTCAGTGTTAACATTTGGTACATTTTCTggtttgcttattttcttgttcCCTGAGGTAGATGGTTTAGAATAAAAGACAGTATTTTCCTCTGAGGTATTGTCGAGTGGATGAAACACCATCCCAAGAAAATGATCTGTGGAAGTTTTTTGtgatttctctgtatttccaaTCAAATGGTGTGACCGGTCAATGGAATCCAATGATGCGGAAAGCAGACGTTTACAAGACACGCGGCCAACGCATTCTTTCGTAAGCGTTTCAGATTGAGGAGAAAATTTACTGGGTCTGCCCAAAGACagtctttttattctttccatcTCCACAGTCTTGGACATTTTACCCCTAGGAAAATTCTGGGTGAAGTCAACATCACCTTTCGAAACTATCTCCAGGTTAGCAtcatttgtgctgctttttaaattgGACAGACTTTGTCCTCGGCTAATCCTGATATGCCTTGCCATATCCTTAGCTTCGCTGGTCCTGCTGTCCTTCCCTGTTTCCCTGCTTGTGGTTGGGGGCAGCTTACTTTCCTGTACACTGGTGTTACAGGTCCGAGAGTCTTTGAACACCAGTTTATTCTGTTCTACATCCAGACGAGTAACTCTCTCTGATCCTCCGGAGTGTACATTTCCACCTTCATCCATCAAACCCTGTTTCTTGGTATCTCCTTCCGTGGTTCTAACTTTTGTCACGATTTGGTTGGCATTGCTATCCCCCACGCTCACTGtgctttcattattattttttatctcacTGCGGTTGTCCTGAAGCTGGGAGTAACATGACTTGTTTGGGATTAATGGAGCACTCATTCTGAAGCTTCCAGTGACTGCCTTTTCGGCAGCTGTAGGTAACGAGAAAGCCTTTTTCCCCTATCAGATTAACTATTGTACATGCTTCAGTGATAGGCTGAAATTACAAACTGATCAGTAAGAAATTCCTCAGCGGAGAGCTTGGAGTCTCTTGTCAAAGTCACATTTTTGTGCTGCTCAGTTGCCTTCAGTGCAACTTCCGGATCCAGGAAATCCTTATGACGTGCAGTAGAGAGGTTCAACGAAAGCAAAATAGATCTGTCAAGTTTCCTCTGAATGACAGCCAGTTAATCCAGCCAACCTatgagaagacaaaaaaaaccagacaaCATGACATCAATATCATGAATtatactaattaaaaataaagttaaaatcTGCAAACTTCCAGAATGGAGTGCTTTCAAACAGTTCAGATTCTCTTTCAGCCACAGCTTTGCCCCCAGCAAAGTTTCCTAATGTAGGCCAGATCTCTGACTTGAGAAGAAATGGTTAAAACTGTCCTGGTTAGAAGAGCAGTTGGTACTGCTTTTAAGACACATAGACTTAAAACTGTTGATAGCCATAAACAGCTAAGTGAAGACAGAATCCCACATCAAGGCTCTGAGCAATTTCATACTGCAATAACAATTCACTTATTGCACCGAGATTTGCTACTGAAGCATTTAAAGCACTCCTGTAGAGATAAGAAGTAAGTATTAAAATTCCAGGTCTATTAGGGGATATTTGTGGGTTTCTTCCTTTGCCTTGCACAAATCACCACTCTGCTTGTGCTCCATCTCATGCTGAGTTCCTGTCACCTGCACCTCCATGTcccttctgctgagctgctctccagccaggGATTCAACTGGCATCTCCCAGTTTAGTGCCaccagcaaacttgctaaggATACATCCagatcactgatgaagatgttgagcAGAACTGGCCCTGGAACTGAGTCTAGCAAACATCTCCAGTGGCAGCTTCCAGCCAAATGCGGCCCCATTCATTTCAGCCCTTTGAGCTGCAGCCAGTTCATCTCTCAGCATAACACAAACCTGTTCATCTCACAGCTGGATAGTCTGtccagaaggatgctgtgagaAAGAGCATTAAAGCCTTACTAAAACCCAGAAAGATTACATCCATGAAGTAATCAGATCCCCTCCATCCACTAAGCAGTGATGTTACAGCACATAGGATATCAAATTACCACATACCAGGCACAGTCAGTGTGGGCTCAAAGGGAAAGTCCTGCCTTAGTAATGTGACAGGCCTATAGTTTTCTGGGTCTTCTCTCATGCCCTTCTCGAAGATGGGTATGATGGCAGCTAGCAGCCAGATGGTGGGGACCTCCTGAGACTCCTAAGATCTTTGGTACTTTGTTGTGAGGAGTCCAGGTGTAACATCTGCTGACTCCTTTAGTATTCTAGGGTGAATCCATCaggccccatggacttgtgaatGATAAGCTGATACTTACAACTTTGGTGAATGGAAAGTCTTGATTCCCACAGTCATGATTCTTCACCTCAAGGACTGGGTAGCATTAATATTACAAACTAAggcaaaaaaaagcattaaatgcttctgtcttttcctcATCCCCACTCATTAGGTGACTGTCTTCATCTTCTGTCCATGCTGTGCCTCAGATATTTCAGATCTGAAATACTCTCAGGTATCTCTTGAGTAGTTCAGTACTCTTTACAACTAAAGTACGGACAATGGAAATCAGAATCCACAGTACACAGAATTCAAAGCACCTGCAAcactcccagcagtgctgggtttcTAATCAAGCACTCACAGGGACTCTAATTAGAAGTGCTGATTAAGTGCTATGCTCTGTGTATAGAGTCTAGGTGCAAGGCTGAGCTCATGTTTCTAACACCTGTTATGAGTGGGTCCTGCCAACCTGTGCAGTCATTCAGCTCTCTCACAATAACTGCCTTTGAGCTCAGACCTGCTTTCTCTACATGAGGCACACACACATTTTGCATGAGTCTTGATTCTGGGCTCCTGGCATAGCTCCATCTCTTCGGCAAACAACAGCTAATTAAATGAATACATGAAACAGAACACAGTAGTAAGGATTTCGCTTCAGCACCATGGAATTGTATTACAGATCTCATcctcaaaacattttaaagtagGACTTTTAAGCTACATCTTcactctctccttttttccacattaaaaaaaaaaaattaaaaagtgtttattaaattaaatatatgcATTGATTTGGGGGGTCCTGGAGGgattttatgtgtgtgtgtgcttctctttttctttttcccaaaatgaaaacaacagaatttcCATATTCAGTGTGAAAGCTGAACTGTAGCTGCTCTTCACTGGTCAGAGCATGTCTATTTTAGTCTTTCTGGTTAGGTAGGAAGGGGCACTGATAGGCTTGAAAGGAAGCTAAGGGCAGTCAGCTCATgtttctcccctcctttaggGGACatttagattgaatataagaaaaaaacaatttacaaTAAGGGcgatgaggcactggcacaggttgcccagagaggtggtcCCTGGAAacactcaaggtgaggctggatggggctctgagcaactgatggagctgtaggtgttcccagtcattgcagaggagttgtaccagatgaccttcaaaggttctcaggtctcccctgggcctcctcttctccacactgaacaatcccagttccctcagccactcctcatcagacttgtgctccagacccctcacagctttgtttgcccttctggacacactccagggcctcaatgtctttcttgtagtgaaaggctcaaaactgaacacagcacttggtACTTGATCTTGCTGAACCTCAACCCATCGGCCTCATCCCAGCattccagcctgtccagatccctctgtaggtCCTTCCTGCCCCCAAGCAGATCGGCACCTCCTGCCAAcgtggtgtcatctgcagatgtactgagggtgcactcaatgccctcatccaggtcatcagtaaagacaTTGAAGATGACAGGCCCCAGAACCAACCCCTGGGGAGCACcactggatttaactccattcaccaccaccctctgggcctggccctccagccagttttTTACTGAGCAGTGTACCTGcccaagccatgggctgccagcatCTCCAGGAGAATAGTGTGGGAGACAGTGTAGAAGGCTTTGCTGACGTCTATCTAGACCAAGTCAAGAGGTATACAAGAGTTTATTTCCCTGTGCTagtttctgcagtttctgcCATACGTTCTGCTCCATCTCAAGCCACATTTAGCCCACAGGTCCCACCCCACCCTCTGGAGACAccaaggagaagaggaagctgagctGGTTGGTGTCTGCCCCCTGACATGAACTGGAGCAGTAGAGCTCAGGATGGTAAAACAGCTGGCCGGAAAGCGAAAGCAACAACCTAATTCTTAATAGTAACAGTAgatattctgttttgttttgttaaaatgaGGAATGTAAGAATAATGCTGAAGATGTTATCCTCAGTAGGcactgaataaaagaaaataatggtaCAGCATTATTGTTTTTGATTTGCCACAGAAACAGAGCAGTAATAATTATGAGAATAATTATGAGATATGCAAAAGAATTATCAGAGCATGCAAAAAAGTAGAACTggagtgaaataaataaaatgcaaaacatattGAGAAGTCTGGCTCTTGTAGAAACACTTCCTGGTGCTGACCGTCACAGCTGCTTATACATTCGGGTACTTAAGTCCAAATCATTATGAACAACTTCCTCCAATGGCTAAAGAAGTTGAAACCTGATACAAGgacactaaaataaataaataaataaataaaaagccaaCAAACTCCTTGGAGTGGGTAACATACAACTGGAATTAATTAAAAGCGGTGAAGAAACATTCACCTGAGCACGTGGTAATTTTGTTAGCGAGATTTGAAAGGCTGAGAACTCACATTTGGATACCCTCCCCAATGGTTCctactcacagaatcataggatcattaagaTTGGCAAAGACCTCTaagaacatctagtccaactgctgATGGAAAGGTTGGTGTGATTGTGAAGAAGACTGTTCAGTAGACAGCATTCTGCTAGAAGAGCAGTTCAGActgaagcagagaagagaaacagtgaATCAAATGCTAGGCTTTTACACACTGGAAAATGATGGGAAGGTAATTCTTATTTGCTTGTAAAACTGAAGTGATCTGTAAAGATGAGTGGCTTCTGTAGAGTATGGCTCTGCTACAATTCAGAATTTCAAAGTTTTAGTGGTTTTAATGCCTCTACAGCCAATAGATTTTAGTCTTTTCATTATTTACGAAATGGCCTATGTTCTATCTGTATAAACGTAGATATAAAAACTGGATATAAAATAACTAATGGAAAGGAATAACAGGTTTCACATGCAAAAGCAAGGCTTTTTGGTTACGTTTCACTTTTGGCTAAAATACAGGTTTTGTATTTCacagtttaaaataatatttcaagatcaaattcattttaaagtttttaaaaggGAAGTGTGAAAGCAGTGCACTGTCACACTGTCACTCTGGATGAGGCTGTCCTGTACAAAATACAAACGTTATGCCatctacacatttttttcctcaatacCTGTTGATAACAAACACAGTGGAGCGCTCGGCTTCTTGCATTCACTAAGCCTATGAGGACATGTTTCTTTTTCCGTTTTTTTCTTGGGTCAGCCTTTTGATTTTCCTGCCTATATTCCCATCACATGAAGCACACTGCGCACACCAAATATGCCAGCTGTGGCAAACGTGTGGGCATTGTCCTTTGCCAAGCTCCTGAGCTCCTGAAAGCTCAGCCCTCACAACAAGATGGTGACACCACTGAGAACTGCTGAGAAGGGTTCAGATGGGTCCTTCCCACCACCAGAATCAACTACTAAATGCCCAGCGCCACATTTTGTTGGCCTTGGAAATGCAAAGACATAAATCTTTGTACGTCTCCTTAACTTATCTCCACTTAACTCTGGGGATCAGTACATCTTAACTGTAAAGAGACCAAAAATCTTACCAAATAATGTgcataaattatttccttttcgCATGAAACTTGTAAATGCATGCTTCTTTtgttaaaagcattttgtaatATAAGCATGAGGAGCTACCCTAATAATTTATTACCTGTGAGGACTAAATTCCCAGAGCGTTTTGTATGGAGAGGATCCTGCTTACTGCTATTTCAAAGGAGTAAGGGATTTGGGATTAAAGATTCTCATTATCAAAAccaacaaattattttaattattaacatCAATCAAGTCTCCACAAGGCATAAACCTTAATAGCTGTGGTTTTGtaagacttctgttttttttacatttccatttgctttttaatattcacTGCTGGATAAGACAACAAACTCCGATCTAAGCAATACTGCCAATCAGATCCCCCCAGAAAGCAGAAGTCTCTGATTGCCTTAGCAATGGCAATCATGAAGCTGATTGATAACCACAGTAACTAAACTCCAGCAAATGTTTGgtttaatttccatttcatgTAACTGCACCTGGTTAAAGGCACAGGTACAGCTCATGCTAACTGAGGCACAATGCCACTCAGTTGAGGACTTCAAAGGAGAACAAACTCTAGTACCTCAGGGAAAACCACTGTGAAGAGAGATGGTGTTAGACGCAGGCATACTTGCTGGTTTAGTTGTAAAGCTGGTAAATCAGGCAAGGAAAGCCTTCACTGAAAGCTGCTGTCCACACAGATCCATATTGCCACAGTCACAAGAAAAGACAAGCAGTACAAGAAAGGCTTGAACAAAGGGCCACAGGAGAGAAATCTATCACTgcagagcaaatgaaaacagcaagaaagaaaacagtgaataagTTTTCTTGGAGGGAAGAATAGTCAAGACAAAAACTGATTCCTCCCAAACAAGTGGAGCCAAACGTCAGCAGAAAGACCAAGCCTGTGGTGCCACAGCTTGGCTCACCCGTGTACACTGCCCTGGCGCTGAGCCCAGACATGAGGAGACAACTCTGCACTCCTCCTTTTGCCCCTGGCTGTTGGCAGAGCCTCTGTGGATGCATCTCCTTGCCTCTGGGCAGTACTATTATCAGCGAAGCATGAAGTGCTGCTAATACAAATAGGAGACAATGGCAGAGGTGGCAGACCCACCCCTGCCTCTTGTTCTCCATCAGATGAGATGGGAAGAAGCAGCAAAGGGATCTGCTTGTCCTCTCTGAGCACTGTCATCCTGAAGTCCCAGCCAGCAGCATACATCATCATCCTCCATCCAAAACCCCACACTGCAGCTTATCGTGagatctgcagcagcaggacggTGGATGTGCTGGGCCCCACAGTGCCACTTAATTTCTGTACAGCACAACATCTTGACACAGAAAGGGGGATTGtgaaatgtttccaaaatgatcttttttttttttttttttttttttttgctaagacTGTTAAATCTTTCCTGCTTTCCAAAAAACAGCTGggagacagaaaaaatatatttagttataacaaacaccaaaaaaagtTCATACATTTGCTTCCTATTGAGCAAAAACCAGAAACTCAGAAGCTCTGTCTACTCCAGCAGATTTCCCCACTGCTGATAAAGCAGTTACAACTGGTGCTGAGCTCAGTTTAACTTCAAGTGTAGCCAAGGGTAAGCTGCCTTTCCCCATCATTTCCTGAGTTCTTCGGAAACCACTGGTAAGTAAATGCAGCGGCTCTTGACTGAACACCGAAAGATGAATTCAGGACCCTAATTTTAGTTTGCCAGGTTTGCACATTGAAGTTTGAACCACCACCAGCTCTGTAATGCTGTTAAACTTTCAAAAGCATTACTGCAGATATACTGAGGCAACCCACCAGTAAAAACCAAAGGAAATGAGAAGGATTATCAGAAAGGCTGTGCACGCTCTTAAACTCTGGTAAAAAAACATTCCTATAATTAGTTTGATCTAcatttccagaatatttttccttgcaaCTTGAGACCTAATGTAAAAAGCAGTGCCAACCTGTTTTAAAGAAGCAGTTACAAAACCAAAACTATGGTAAAACTTAGACGGACTCTGCACTAAAGGACCCCCATTACACCAGTTAAAACCACCTACTCAACAGTGTAA encodes:
- the MTUS2 gene encoding microtubule-associated tumor suppressor candidate 2; the encoded protein is MSAPLIPNKSCYSQLQDNRSEIKNNNESTVSVGDSNANQIVTKVRTTEGDTKKQGLMDEGGNVHSGGSERVTRLDVEQNKLVFKDSRTCNTSVQESKLPPTTSRETGKDSRTSEAKDMARHIRISRGQSLSNLKSSTNDANLEIVSKGDVDFTQNFPRGKMSKTVEMERIKRLSLGRPSKFSPQSETLTKECVGRVSCKRLLSASLDSIDRSHHLIGNTEKSQKTSTDHFLGMVFHPLDNTSEENTVFYSKPSTSGNKKISKPENVPNVNTESTLHTSHTNHHSAVKPSEIASKSEAQLSQGDKSKKLELKAVPSLQSKNTCQQKIERIMVIEFLGCKKDGSRTVKEQKESGSDTSTCQTTHFQDISDKAEDPSSNQAVTSSDDRLQSDNFTIHGEGRGGHDSESGAVTQVSEEDREVEAIFPVTCNGNSSSKVTPRKNENLREADAGCAGTVGEQVSLIHNMNLPDSKPLQVNENKLMLAKRSTEDAAVSASDLSEQDRVCSAETVSNQQPDNHVSDVETLVPGKKAAPAQKHSPEEALESSKVSAKADTFLCVPSPLRPVAVLDVNSQPTLSNSNLKDLYALPTDKLSPSSVLPPVDSTQLMNISPKVPIKTASSSAIPKPILVHSKGSLADKVDVDSDCSEKLEESMEVKPAIPKPKPVRPKIITYIRRNPRSIEQLDPSFAPAGLPYGTAACPVPISTEQKASGGGEGKAPSILYDKFKPDLQKPRLFSSGLVVSGIRPPAHHFGPMGEKFLQEVGERPAKDEFCPPPYTHYEVPPSFYRSAMILKPQLGLGAVSRLPSAKSRILIASQRSSGACLHQQGEIASAPSLYHPDASVDLKKVPCPNAAKSNLPKPCPSALRPPGYSRLPAAKLAAFGFVRSSSVSSVSSNQSNDSNQSDQSRTANRSSLGNEEQTTPKASAPSKDVPKSSSKSTTQVSSGTATPRRSLLPAPKTATAPAGLKKEIQKDQDANRPAISSPKRSAVTATKLHSPGHPKQRSTTPRNVCSPKPGESRDAEKQFIQKLKEKCDEQSRQLSNIRDELKRTRCGFDVFAITTQHFCRQKENALVKIDELGVELAKIRDEVAINTARCKKLQNEKEDLERRLEEEVRKLRWQQKEELQVLEQRLHEDYSAKMESLQEQHKLQLDLIKSQHLHQVSDITAVHQASVLQLENNHSIALAVLQDEHNREIRELVAAHELEKTQLKENFEKLRLSLQDQIDTFTFQNQSLKAKADRFEEALKKSTEEQLKIAKAPYLHLEEDLKSLKHVLELKNHQIHEQDKKIMELEKQAEKNLILEEKITVLQQQNEELRARIEQNTVITRQLSEENANLQEHVEKEVQEKKRLSRTNEELLWKLQAGDAVSPVKTPRASSTSFYRCSAGNSSPAKARTVRR